From Woronichinia naegeliana WA131, the proteins below share one genomic window:
- a CDS encoding IS4 family transposase, translating to MNQYNALKQALKPHLGWHGARLSFLALFLLALLKVKTVNLKELALGFEGRALVDSHYKRLQRFFSGFELDYHHIARIVVSWLDIPQPWVLSIDRTTWEFGSHDYNILTVGIVHEGVAIPILWWMLSKKKGNSNSDERMRFIEEMLKIFPTALIRCLCGDREFIGQAWLRYLLLEPLLAFCLRIRATDKIEHNGKLLAAKVIFAHLTIGESQRLQGSCRVWGYPVSVEALRLPDNSLLIVIGHPDSQGLIHDYALRWGIETLFGIFKTRGFCLESTHFTDPKRLRKLLALLTLALAWSLKTGLAIHHLHPIPLKKHGRLAQSLFRLGFDHLRHLVLNPSLPNFSLFLDSLHFLSCT from the coding sequence ATGAACCAATATAACGCATTGAAACAAGCCCTAAAACCCCATTTGGGATGGCATGGTGCCAGACTCTCCTTCCTAGCCTTGTTCTTACTCGCCCTCCTCAAAGTGAAAACGGTTAACCTTAAAGAATTGGCCCTGGGTTTTGAAGGTCGGGCATTGGTGGATTCTCATTACAAACGCTTACAACGCTTTTTCTCAGGATTTGAGCTGGATTACCATCACATTGCCCGTATTGTAGTCAGTTGGCTGGATATCCCTCAACCTTGGGTATTAAGTATTGACCGCACAACCTGGGAGTTTGGCAGTCATGATTATAATATCCTCACTGTCGGCATTGTCCATGAAGGAGTAGCCATTCCCATCTTGTGGTGGATGCTTAGCAAGAAAAAGGGCAATTCTAACAGTGATGAACGAATGCGTTTTATCGAGGAGATGCTCAAGATTTTTCCCACCGCCCTGATTCGTTGTTTATGTGGCGACCGTGAGTTTATTGGTCAGGCTTGGCTTCGCTATCTTCTGCTCGAACCGCTACTGGCTTTCTGTCTGAGAATTCGGGCTACGGACAAGATTGAGCACAATGGCAAGCTTTTGGCCGCCAAAGTCATTTTTGCCCATCTTACTATTGGTGAATCTCAACGTCTTCAAGGGAGTTGTCGGGTTTGGGGATATCCTGTTTCTGTAGAGGCTCTTCGCTTGCCTGATAATTCTCTACTCATCGTCATTGGACATCCCGATTCCCAAGGTCTTATTCACGATTATGCCCTGCGTTGGGGCATTGAAACCCTTTTTGGCATCTTTAAGACTCGTGGCTTTTGCTTGGAATCTACTCACTTTACTGACCCCAAGCGTCTTCGTAAGCTTTTGGCTTTACTGACTTTAGCTTTGGCTTGGTCTCTCAAAACTGGTCTAGCAATTCATCATCTTCATCCCATTCCCCTCAAGAAACATGGTCGCCTAGCGCAGAGTCTTTTTCGTCTTGGTTTTGACCATCTTCGTCATCTTGTTCTTAATCCTTCTCTACCCAATTTTTCTCTTTTTCTCGACTCCCTACATTTTTTGTCCTGTACTTAG